A genomic region of Brassica napus cultivar Da-Ae unplaced genomic scaffold, Da-Ae ScsIHWf_629;HRSCAF=925, whole genome shotgun sequence contains the following coding sequences:
- the LOC125604820 gene encoding uncharacterized protein LOC125604820, with the protein MVLIYVKSGEWMCSRGDDWSFVVDKERRGRMVTLATTTTLKQLKIMVCEDYGVDHNAINAEFSYSLLNQKGNPPIIITNDRQASNFVGYAKRESSTTLCVMFSVSGVNQKERVNIDLNKEPCDSSNVEDEEVPEINRAEFVKPSKESFVKRTNHVAADGCGPLRSENIELCQNNGDSDKDGRAWRGDFVKKDQIFTSKGVLKATMEILAMKNNFDYTVIKSTRKWWYIRCKDALCNWTVRAEGIDGSTYFMINQCDGRHSCAPSKKRKFGKTASARTIGTLIQHRFDDANDGPKPNDIIQFMRMEHSCEITYWHAWEAREFAIAAARGIPDRSYSKIPAYLHMIKEANPGTHTHYETNEKGRFMYLFMSFGQSVRGFYNAMRRVIVVDGTFLKNKYKGTLLVATAVDGNSNLYPIAFGVVDSENDDSWGWFFRQLKVVIADCQDLAFVSDRNASISKAIGTVYPRSAHGICIHHLLTNVVSFFKTKGLTALVEKASRAYRYTEFQERITEIFDMSPELGRYLREADVRKWARSLFPGSRYDIRTTNPAESINSVLRIPREYPVIPLLDSIRELLTRWFYERRLLSSKHLDPLTAKVERKIDRRIVKAKGFQVYKVDNFRSVVKGDIYDCHVDLERRTCTCGKYDIGKIPCRHAIPAIYSRGMEVHRFTDALYSTAAWRTAYADSINPIAVVESEWNVPAEVKLAKVLPPKTRKSAGRPVKRRYESVEDKIASSQGSKKNKKHKCSRCGTEGHKRGTCDLPI; encoded by the exons ATGGTTCTAATCTATGTCAAATCGGGTGAATGGATGTGTAGTCGCGGTGATGACTGGAGTTTCGTGGTAGACAAAGAAAGGCGTGGTCGAATGGTAACATTAGCAACTACTACTACGTTGAAGCAGCTCAAGATAATGGTGTGTGAGGATTATGGGGTGGACCATAATGCCATTAATGCCGAGTTCAGTTATTCGTTGTTGAATCAAAAAGGGAATCCTCCTATTATTATCACCAATGATCGGCAAGCATCTAATTTTGTGGGCTATGCAAAGAGGGAATCGTCTACTACCTTGTGTGTGATGTTCTCTGTTTCTGGTGTAAATCAAAAGGAACGAGTCAATATCGATTTGAATAAGGAGCCTTGTGATTCAAGTaatgttgaggatgaagaagttccTGAGATAAATCGAGCAGAGTTTGTCAAGCCGTCAAAGGAGTCTTTTGTTAAAAGAACGAATCATGTCGCTGCAGATGGTTGCGGTCCTTTAAGGAGTGAAAACATTGAACTTTGTCAAAACAATGGAGACAGTGATAAGGATGGTCGAGCTTGGAGAGGAGACTTCGTGAAGAAGGATCAAATTTTCACAAGTAAAGGGGTTCTGAAGGCAACAATGGAAATTTTAGCGATGAAGAATAATTTCGATTACACTGTTATCAAATCCACGAGAAAATGGTGGTATATTCGATGTAAAGATGCATTGTGCAACTGGACTGTGCGTGCAGAAGGAATAGATGGGTCTACATATTTCATGATCAACCAATGTGATGGAAGACATTCATGTGCTCCTTCAAAGAAAAGGAAATTCGGAAAAACAGCATCAGCAAGAACAATTGGGACTCTGATACAACATCGATTTGATGATGCAAACGATGGCCCAAAACCGAATGACATCATTCAATTTATGAGAATGGAGCATAGTTGTGAGATTACTTATTGGCACGCTTGGGAAGCTCGTGAGTTTGCTATTGCAGCTGCTAGAGGTATACCAGATCGCAGTTACTCTAAAATACCAGCATATTTGCATATGATTAAAGAAGCAAATCCTGGTACGCATACTCACTATGAAACTAATGAGAAGGGAAGATTCATGTATCTATTTATGTCATTTGGGCAATCAGTTAGAGGATTCTACAATGCAATGCGAAGGGTGATTGTTGTTGACGGaacttttctgaaaaataaatacaaagggACACTTCTTGTTGCTACTGCTGTAGATGGTAACTCTAATTTGTATCCGATTGCATTTGGGGTTGTTGATTCAGAGAATGACGATTCATGGGGGTGGTTCTTCAGACAGTTGAAAGTGGTTATTGCTGATTGTCAAGACCTAGCTTTTGTCTCAGATAGAAATGCGTCTATTTCTAAAGCTATTGGGACTGTCTACCCTCGATCAGCACATGGAATTTGCATTCATCACTTATTGACCAATGTGGTCTCATTTTTCAAGACAAAAGGATTGACTGCGTTGGTGGAAAAGGCTTCACGGGCATATAGATACACTGAATTTCAAGAACGTATCACCGAAATTTTTGATATGAGTCCTGAGCTTGGAAGATATCTACGGGAGGCTGATGTGCGCAAATGGGCTCGTTCTCTCTTCCCTGGTTCCAGGTATGACATTAGGACCACGAACCCTGCAGAGTCTATAAATTCAGTTCTTAGAATACCTAGAGAATATCCGGTTATTCCTTTGCTTGATAGTATAAGAGAACTGTTGACTCGATGGTTCTATGAGCGTCGCTTGTTAAGCTCAAAGCATCTAGATCCTTTAACCGCTaaggtggagagaaagattgaTAGGAGAATTGTGAAGGCAAAAGGATTCCAGGTTTACAAGGTTGACAACTTCAGATCGGTTGTAAAAGGAGACATATATGATTGTCATGTTGATTTGGAAAGAAGAACATGCACATGTGGTAAGTATGATATAGGAAAAATTCCTTGCCGACACGCCATTCCTGCAATTTATTCACGAG GTATGGAAGTGCACAGATTCACTGACGCCTTATACAGCACTGCAGCGTGGAGAACCGCCTATGCAGATTCCATTAATCCAATAGCAGTTGTAGAGTCAGAATGGAATGTCCCTGCTGAGGTTAAACTTGCAAAGGTTTTACCACCAAAGACAAGAAAGAGTGCTGGTCGACCAGTAAAGAGAAGGtatgaatcagtagaagacaagaTCGCATCTTCTCAAGGAtcaaagaagaataaaaagcaTAAGTGTAGCCGTTGTGGAACTGAAGGACACAAGAGAGGAACATGCGATTTACCCATCTAG